In Silene latifolia isolate original U9 population chromosome 3, ASM4854445v1, whole genome shotgun sequence, a single window of DNA contains:
- the LOC141647752 gene encoding CSC1-like protein At4g02900 isoform X2 → MSILSLKIFVPIMALAFAVLLPINWTGDMLNGVHGLTFNSIDKLSISNIPVGSDRFWAHLVVAYASTLWTCCMLYREYKIVTTMRLEFIAGADRRPDQFSVLVRNVPPDPDESVSGHVEHFFRVNHPDHYLLHQVVYDANKLADLVDKKKSMKNWLIYYQNKYERKPSRKPTVKTGFWGLWGTRVDAIDFYTKEIEKLSEQEAAEREKVVSDPEAILPAAFVSFRSRWGAAVCAQTQQASNPTIWLTEWAPEPSDVYWNNLAIPYVEHNIRKLIMSIALFFLIFFFMVPITFVQSLANIDGIEKAFPFLKHWIDKKESFGSFVQGYLPGIILKTCLLFIPMIIMLMSKIEGFTSFSYLERRSAAKYYLFILVNVFLGNIIAGTAFQQLSTFLHKSPTEIPRIIGESIPMKATFFITYIMIDGWAGVALEILRLVPLVLFHIKNAVLVKTEQDREEAMDPGFLDFPTYEPRIQLYFLLGLAYCVVTPILLPFIIVFFAFAYLVFRHQIINVYDRKYESGAAFWPDVHRRILVALVISQLTLLGLLSTKLNVQSVKIFIPLLVALPILTIWFHTVCKGRFESAFKKFPLQDAMMKDTLERATDPTLNIRSYLSDAYLHPIFKGGEVYAQPPSDEEEGLPLVATKRSQRSSKVTSLASSDIGV, encoded by the exons ATGTCTATATTAAG CTTGAAGATATTCGTCCCCATTATGGCACTAGCATTTGCAGTTCTTCTGCCGATTAACTGGACAGGAGATATGTTAAACGGCGTTCATGGTCTAACATTCAACTCAATTGACAAATTGTCGATTTCAAATATTCCAGTAGGATCAGATAG ATTTTGGGCACATCTAGTTGTGGCATATGCTTCTACACTTTGGACATGTTGCATGCTATACAGAGAATATAAGATagtgacgaccatgaggttggaATTTATTGCGGGAGCAGATCGACGCCCAGACCAATTTTCA GTTCTTGTAAGAAACGTACCTCCAGATCCCGATGAGTCTGTCAGTGGCCATGTAGAACATTTCTTTCGTGTGAATCATCCTGATCATTATCTATTACATCAG GTTGTATACGATGCCAACAAACTAGCAGATTTGGTTGACAAGAAAAAGAGTATGAAGAATTGGCTaatctactatcaaaataagtatgAGAGGAAACCTTCAAGAAAGCCCACTGTCAAG ACAggtttttggggtttatggggaACTCGTGTCGATGCAATTGATTTTTACACCAAGGAGATTGAGAAACTTAGTGAACAA GAAGCTGCAGAAAGAGAAAAAGTTGTAAGTGATCCAGAAGCTATATTGCCAGCGGCGTTTGTGTCTTTTAGAAGTCGATGGGGAGCTGCTGTTTGTGCTCAAACCCAGCAAGCAAGTAATCCAACTATATGGTTGACAGAATGGGCTCCAGAACCAAGCGATGTTTACTGGAATAATCTTGCTATACCTTATGTTGAACACAATATACGAAAGTTAATCATGTCCATTGCCCTTTTCTTCCTCATATTCTTTTTTATGGTCCCAATAACGTTTGTGCAATCACTAGCCAACATCGATGGGATTGAGAAGGCTTTCCCCTTTTTGAAGCATTGGATTGATAAGAA GGAATCTTTTGGATCTTTTGTGCAAGGATATTTGCCTGGAATTATACTGAAAACATGCCTCCTCTTCATCCCGATGATTATTATGCTAATGTCTAAGATAGAAGGTTTTACCTCATTCTCTTATTTGGAGAGAAGATCTGCAGCAAAATATTATTTGTTTATACTAGTGAACGTGTTTCTCGGAAATATTATTGCTGGAACAGCTTTTCAACAACTCAGTACGTTCTTGCATAAGTCCCCAACTGA AATTCCTAGAATCATCGGGGAGTCAATACCTATGAAAGCCACTTTCTTCATCACTTATATCATGATTGATGGTTGGGCTGGTGTTGCTCTTGAAATCCTCAGATTAGTTCCTCTAGTCCTATTCCATATTAAGAACGCGGTCCTGGTTAAAACTGAGCAAGACAGGGAAGAAGCAATGGATCCTGGTTTCCTGGACTTCCCTACATATGAACCTCGGATTCAACTTTACTTTCTGCTTGGACTTGCCTACTGTGTGGTCACTCCAATACTTCTTCCTTTCATCATTGTCTTCTTCGCATTTGCTTATTTGGTTTTCCGACATCAG atcATCAATGTCTATGACCGAAAATATGAAAGTGGAGCTGCCTTCTGGCCAGATGTACATCGGCGCATACTTGTTGCTCTTGTAATATCACAACTTACATTGCTGGGATTATTAAGCACTAAATTGAACGTCCAAAGTGTAAAGATATTTATACCCTTGCTGGTTGCCCTCCCAATATTGACAATCTGGTTCCATACAGTTTGTAAAGGTCGTTTTGAATCAGCATTCAAGAAGTTCCCCTTGCAG GATGCAATGATGAAGGATACATTGGAACGTGCCACTGACCCAACTCTGAACATACGATCTTACCTAAGCGATGCATATCTACATCCAATTTTCAAGGGTGGTGAAGTATATGCCCAACCGCCGAGTGATGAGGAGGAAGGTCTTCCTCTGGTAGCAACGAAGCGTTCTCAGAGAAGTAGCAAAGTAACTTCTCTTGCTAGTTCTGATATTGGTGTATAG
- the LOC141647752 gene encoding CSC1-like protein At4g02900 isoform X3 produces MALAFAVLLPINWTGDMLNGVHGLTFNSIDKLSISNIPVGSDRFWAHLVVAYASTLWTCCMLYREYKIVTTMRLEFIAGADRRPDQFSVLVRNVPPDPDESVSGHVEHFFRVNHPDHYLLHQVVYDANKLADLVDKKKSMKNWLIYYQNKYERKPSRKPTVKTGFWGLWGTRVDAIDFYTKEIEKLSEQEAAEREKVVSDPEAILPAAFVSFRSRWGAAVCAQTQQASNPTIWLTEWAPEPSDVYWNNLAIPYVEHNIRKLIMSIALFFLIFFFMVPITFVQSLANIDGIEKAFPFLKHWIDKKESFGSFVQGYLPGIILKTCLLFIPMIIMLMSKIEGFTSFSYLERRSAAKYYLFILVNVFLGNIIAGTAFQQLSTFLHKSPTEIPRIIGESIPMKATFFITYIMIDGWAGVALEILRLVPLVLFHIKNAVLVKTEQDREEAMDPGFLDFPTYEPRIQLYFLLGLAYCVVTPILLPFIIVFFAFAYLVFRHQIINVYDRKYESGAAFWPDVHRRILVALVISQLTLLGLLSTKLNVQSVKIFIPLLVALPILTIWFHTVCKGRFESAFKKFPLQDAMMKDTLERATDPTLNIRSYLSDAYLHPIFKGGEVYAQPPSDEEEGLPLVATKRSQRSSKVTSLASSDIGV; encoded by the exons ATGGCACTAGCATTTGCAGTTCTTCTGCCGATTAACTGGACAGGAGATATGTTAAACGGCGTTCATGGTCTAACATTCAACTCAATTGACAAATTGTCGATTTCAAATATTCCAGTAGGATCAGATAG ATTTTGGGCACATCTAGTTGTGGCATATGCTTCTACACTTTGGACATGTTGCATGCTATACAGAGAATATAAGATagtgacgaccatgaggttggaATTTATTGCGGGAGCAGATCGACGCCCAGACCAATTTTCA GTTCTTGTAAGAAACGTACCTCCAGATCCCGATGAGTCTGTCAGTGGCCATGTAGAACATTTCTTTCGTGTGAATCATCCTGATCATTATCTATTACATCAG GTTGTATACGATGCCAACAAACTAGCAGATTTGGTTGACAAGAAAAAGAGTATGAAGAATTGGCTaatctactatcaaaataagtatgAGAGGAAACCTTCAAGAAAGCCCACTGTCAAG ACAggtttttggggtttatggggaACTCGTGTCGATGCAATTGATTTTTACACCAAGGAGATTGAGAAACTTAGTGAACAA GAAGCTGCAGAAAGAGAAAAAGTTGTAAGTGATCCAGAAGCTATATTGCCAGCGGCGTTTGTGTCTTTTAGAAGTCGATGGGGAGCTGCTGTTTGTGCTCAAACCCAGCAAGCAAGTAATCCAACTATATGGTTGACAGAATGGGCTCCAGAACCAAGCGATGTTTACTGGAATAATCTTGCTATACCTTATGTTGAACACAATATACGAAAGTTAATCATGTCCATTGCCCTTTTCTTCCTCATATTCTTTTTTATGGTCCCAATAACGTTTGTGCAATCACTAGCCAACATCGATGGGATTGAGAAGGCTTTCCCCTTTTTGAAGCATTGGATTGATAAGAA GGAATCTTTTGGATCTTTTGTGCAAGGATATTTGCCTGGAATTATACTGAAAACATGCCTCCTCTTCATCCCGATGATTATTATGCTAATGTCTAAGATAGAAGGTTTTACCTCATTCTCTTATTTGGAGAGAAGATCTGCAGCAAAATATTATTTGTTTATACTAGTGAACGTGTTTCTCGGAAATATTATTGCTGGAACAGCTTTTCAACAACTCAGTACGTTCTTGCATAAGTCCCCAACTGA AATTCCTAGAATCATCGGGGAGTCAATACCTATGAAAGCCACTTTCTTCATCACTTATATCATGATTGATGGTTGGGCTGGTGTTGCTCTTGAAATCCTCAGATTAGTTCCTCTAGTCCTATTCCATATTAAGAACGCGGTCCTGGTTAAAACTGAGCAAGACAGGGAAGAAGCAATGGATCCTGGTTTCCTGGACTTCCCTACATATGAACCTCGGATTCAACTTTACTTTCTGCTTGGACTTGCCTACTGTGTGGTCACTCCAATACTTCTTCCTTTCATCATTGTCTTCTTCGCATTTGCTTATTTGGTTTTCCGACATCAG atcATCAATGTCTATGACCGAAAATATGAAAGTGGAGCTGCCTTCTGGCCAGATGTACATCGGCGCATACTTGTTGCTCTTGTAATATCACAACTTACATTGCTGGGATTATTAAGCACTAAATTGAACGTCCAAAGTGTAAAGATATTTATACCCTTGCTGGTTGCCCTCCCAATATTGACAATCTGGTTCCATACAGTTTGTAAAGGTCGTTTTGAATCAGCATTCAAGAAGTTCCCCTTGCAG GATGCAATGATGAAGGATACATTGGAACGTGCCACTGACCCAACTCTGAACATACGATCTTACCTAAGCGATGCATATCTACATCCAATTTTCAAGGGTGGTGAAGTATATGCCCAACCGCCGAGTGATGAGGAGGAAGGTCTTCCTCTGGTAGCAACGAAGCGTTCTCAGAGAAGTAGCAAAGTAACTTCTCTTGCTAGTTCTGATATTGGTGTATAG
- the LOC141647752 gene encoding CSC1-like protein At4g02900 isoform X1, which translates to MADLKDISVSATINLLSALAFLIAFAILRLQPINDRVYFPKWYLKGLRASPTRPKRSVTKFVNLDIRMYLRFLKWMPEALSMPEPELIEHAGVDSVVYIRIYLLGLKIFVPIMALAFAVLLPINWTGDMLNGVHGLTFNSIDKLSISNIPVGSDRFWAHLVVAYASTLWTCCMLYREYKIVTTMRLEFIAGADRRPDQFSVLVRNVPPDPDESVSGHVEHFFRVNHPDHYLLHQVVYDANKLADLVDKKKSMKNWLIYYQNKYERKPSRKPTVKTGFWGLWGTRVDAIDFYTKEIEKLSEQEAAEREKVVSDPEAILPAAFVSFRSRWGAAVCAQTQQASNPTIWLTEWAPEPSDVYWNNLAIPYVEHNIRKLIMSIALFFLIFFFMVPITFVQSLANIDGIEKAFPFLKHWIDKKESFGSFVQGYLPGIILKTCLLFIPMIIMLMSKIEGFTSFSYLERRSAAKYYLFILVNVFLGNIIAGTAFQQLSTFLHKSPTEIPRIIGESIPMKATFFITYIMIDGWAGVALEILRLVPLVLFHIKNAVLVKTEQDREEAMDPGFLDFPTYEPRIQLYFLLGLAYCVVTPILLPFIIVFFAFAYLVFRHQIINVYDRKYESGAAFWPDVHRRILVALVISQLTLLGLLSTKLNVQSVKIFIPLLVALPILTIWFHTVCKGRFESAFKKFPLQDAMMKDTLERATDPTLNIRSYLSDAYLHPIFKGGEVYAQPPSDEEEGLPLVATKRSQRSSKVTSLASSDIGV; encoded by the exons ATGGCTGACCTTAAGGATATCTCCGTTTCTGCAACAATAAATCTTCTCAGCGCATTAGCCTTTCTTATTGCCTTTGCTATATTAAGGCTTCAACCTATAAATGATAGAGTATACTTCCCAAAATGGTATCTGAAAGGACTAAGAGCTAGTCCAACTCGTCCTAAAAGATCTGTGACCAAGTTTGTGAACTTGGATATTAGAATGTATCTACGGTTTCTAAAGTGGATGCCCGAAGCACTGAGTATGCCAGAACCAGAGCTCATAGAACATGCTGGTGTTGATTCTGTGGTGTATATTAGAATTTACCTTCTGGG CTTGAAGATATTCGTCCCCATTATGGCACTAGCATTTGCAGTTCTTCTGCCGATTAACTGGACAGGAGATATGTTAAACGGCGTTCATGGTCTAACATTCAACTCAATTGACAAATTGTCGATTTCAAATATTCCAGTAGGATCAGATAG ATTTTGGGCACATCTAGTTGTGGCATATGCTTCTACACTTTGGACATGTTGCATGCTATACAGAGAATATAAGATagtgacgaccatgaggttggaATTTATTGCGGGAGCAGATCGACGCCCAGACCAATTTTCA GTTCTTGTAAGAAACGTACCTCCAGATCCCGATGAGTCTGTCAGTGGCCATGTAGAACATTTCTTTCGTGTGAATCATCCTGATCATTATCTATTACATCAG GTTGTATACGATGCCAACAAACTAGCAGATTTGGTTGACAAGAAAAAGAGTATGAAGAATTGGCTaatctactatcaaaataagtatgAGAGGAAACCTTCAAGAAAGCCCACTGTCAAG ACAggtttttggggtttatggggaACTCGTGTCGATGCAATTGATTTTTACACCAAGGAGATTGAGAAACTTAGTGAACAA GAAGCTGCAGAAAGAGAAAAAGTTGTAAGTGATCCAGAAGCTATATTGCCAGCGGCGTTTGTGTCTTTTAGAAGTCGATGGGGAGCTGCTGTTTGTGCTCAAACCCAGCAAGCAAGTAATCCAACTATATGGTTGACAGAATGGGCTCCAGAACCAAGCGATGTTTACTGGAATAATCTTGCTATACCTTATGTTGAACACAATATACGAAAGTTAATCATGTCCATTGCCCTTTTCTTCCTCATATTCTTTTTTATGGTCCCAATAACGTTTGTGCAATCACTAGCCAACATCGATGGGATTGAGAAGGCTTTCCCCTTTTTGAAGCATTGGATTGATAAGAA GGAATCTTTTGGATCTTTTGTGCAAGGATATTTGCCTGGAATTATACTGAAAACATGCCTCCTCTTCATCCCGATGATTATTATGCTAATGTCTAAGATAGAAGGTTTTACCTCATTCTCTTATTTGGAGAGAAGATCTGCAGCAAAATATTATTTGTTTATACTAGTGAACGTGTTTCTCGGAAATATTATTGCTGGAACAGCTTTTCAACAACTCAGTACGTTCTTGCATAAGTCCCCAACTGA AATTCCTAGAATCATCGGGGAGTCAATACCTATGAAAGCCACTTTCTTCATCACTTATATCATGATTGATGGTTGGGCTGGTGTTGCTCTTGAAATCCTCAGATTAGTTCCTCTAGTCCTATTCCATATTAAGAACGCGGTCCTGGTTAAAACTGAGCAAGACAGGGAAGAAGCAATGGATCCTGGTTTCCTGGACTTCCCTACATATGAACCTCGGATTCAACTTTACTTTCTGCTTGGACTTGCCTACTGTGTGGTCACTCCAATACTTCTTCCTTTCATCATTGTCTTCTTCGCATTTGCTTATTTGGTTTTCCGACATCAG atcATCAATGTCTATGACCGAAAATATGAAAGTGGAGCTGCCTTCTGGCCAGATGTACATCGGCGCATACTTGTTGCTCTTGTAATATCACAACTTACATTGCTGGGATTATTAAGCACTAAATTGAACGTCCAAAGTGTAAAGATATTTATACCCTTGCTGGTTGCCCTCCCAATATTGACAATCTGGTTCCATACAGTTTGTAAAGGTCGTTTTGAATCAGCATTCAAGAAGTTCCCCTTGCAG GATGCAATGATGAAGGATACATTGGAACGTGCCACTGACCCAACTCTGAACATACGATCTTACCTAAGCGATGCATATCTACATCCAATTTTCAAGGGTGGTGAAGTATATGCCCAACCGCCGAGTGATGAGGAGGAAGGTCTTCCTCTGGTAGCAACGAAGCGTTCTCAGAGAAGTAGCAAAGTAACTTCTCTTGCTAGTTCTGATATTGGTGTATAG